CAAGTATGGGGATTGCATGCTGGCCTGTCCATAACATTCAAACCTCGGATGATCTTATCACCTTCGCCGACCAGGCTATCTTCAGGGCCAAGAAGAGCGGCAGAGACCGCATTGTAATAAGCAAAAAGTTGAGAAAAAAGGCGGACGGTTAGGTTATCCTGTAGAACATGGACGTAATAGTCTGCCATCTAAACGCTGATTTCGACTGTCTCTCCTCGATGTTAGGTGCAAAAAGGATCTACCCCGATGCAACACCAGCATTTCCAGGCTCACAGGAAAAGAAGGTAAGGGAGTTTCTCCGGGTATACTCACCCCTGGAGATAAAAAAACTGAGAGATATTGATCTCGATGAGGTAACCCGCCTTATTCTTGTGGACACAAAAAAGCCTTCAAGGATTGGACCTTTTGGTAAACTCATAGGTAAACCCGGCATCAGGATTCATGTCTATGACCATCATCCACACAGCGAGGGAGATGTGGAAGGAGAGGTTCACGTGGTAGAAGATGTGGGTGCCACTGCAACGATTTTTACCGAGATCCTTAAGGAAAAGAGGATCCCCATTTCTCCTCTTGATGCAACCGTTCTGTGTCTTGGGATATACGAAGAAACAGGGTCTCTCCGGTTTCCCTCGACAACCGGACGCGACCTCATTGCCGTTGCCTACCTCTTGCGGAAAGGGGCAAACCTGAAAATCGTCTCCGAGTATATAAAGTTAGAACTTAACCGTGATGAACTGAACATCCTGAACAAGCTGTTGTCCTCATCAAGGGATATCGAGCTTTACGGCATCAAAATAAAGGTTTCAAAGGCTGTCAGTGATGAATACCTTGGTGATGTGGCACACCTTGCACACAGGATCATGGATATGGATGAGGTTGATGCCCTCTTGATGCTCGTGGCAATGGACGGAAAGATTGTGATTGTTGGAAGGAGCAGGGTTCCTGAAGTGGATGTATCAGAGGTGCTGTCGGATTTCGGGGGTGGAGGACATCCTGTAGCGGCATCTGCAACCATCAAGGACGAACCACTCGAGGTTGTCGAGGAACGCCTGATTGAAAAGTTAAAGAGGTCCGTCAAACCCCAGAGAATTGCACGGGATATAATGACCTCCCCCGTTATTACAATTCCATCTGAAAAGACACTCAAAGAGGCGGAATCGGTGATGACCAAATACGGGGTAAACGTACTGCCGGTGCTGAAGGACGGGCGATACTATGGACTTTTATCACGAGAAATTGTGGAAAAGGGGAAATTCCATGGATTCGGCAGGAGCAGGGTATCTGAATTCTCCACAACCGATGCCGAGGTAACAGCCCCGGACACCCCGATTAGTGCCGTGGAATCGTTGATGATTGAGCAGAACCAGAGGTTCATGCCCGTTATTGAGGATGGACGCATCATTGGGGCAATTACAAGAACCGACCTCCTGAGAAGCATCTATGAAGAGACCCTGCGAAGGAACAGGATAACGAAGGAGGAATCAACTGAAAAGCCATCGATGGGGAGGAATATATCAAAGCTTCTTGATGAAAAATTCCCCGGGGGCATCACATCCTTTCTCAGACTTGGAGGCAGGATCGCAGACTCTCTGGGGTACAACGCATATCTCGTAGGGGGTACGGTGAGGGATCTTTTGAGAGGGGAGAAAAACCTCGATATTGATCTTGTCATTGAAGGCGACGGCATAAAATTTGCGAAAAGGGTGACCGAAGAGATAAAGGGCCTTAAGCTTACCATTCACAGGAGGTTCAATACGGCGAAGATCAGGTTTACCAAGGCATCCGAGATTAAAATGCCGACTCCTGACTTCATCGTCGATGTCGCCACGGCCCGTACGGAGTATTACGAAGAGCCGGCATCCCTTCCCAAGGTTGAGACCTCCTCCATCAAAAAGGATCTTTACAGGCGTGACTTTACGATAAACACCCTTGCCGTAAAGCTTAACCCAAGAGACTTTGGTGTCCTCATCGATTTCTTCGGAGGACAGAGGGATATAAGAGAACGGACAATCAGGGTATTACACAACCTCAGCTTTATAGAGGACCCCACGAGGGCATTCAGGGCGGTGAGGTTTGCCGAGCGTTTCGGTTTCAAGATAAGCAAACACACGGAAAATCTGATGAAGTCAGCCCTGCGGCTAAACCTCTTTGAAAGGCTTTCCGGCACGAGGATCTATGACGAACTTGCCCTGACTTTTAAGGAAACAGAGCCTGTACGTGCGTTGAAGAGGCTTGCCTCATACGGCCTTCTTAAGGTTATTCACCCTGAACTTAAATTTTCCGAGACGCTTGAGGAGACACTCCAGGCCATCCATGAGGGCATTGCATGGTTTGATCTCCTCTTTCTTGACGAGAATATCGACCGGTCAAGGCTCTACATTATGGGGCTCCTTTCATACCTTGAACCCGAAAAACGGCTTGCAGCGCTCAGGCGTCTTTCCACATCGGAAAAGAATCTGAAAATTATTACGGAAGGATTCAATAAGGCATTCAGCATAGTCAAAAAACTCAAAACTGATGACCCCGTGGAGATTTATATGACCCTCAGATCCGTAGACCTTGAAACGATGATATTTTCGATTGCATTATGCAAAGACAGGACTGTTCAGAAGGCAATATCGAGATACCTCCTCGAACTCAGGGAGACAAGGCCTCAACTTACCGGAAAGGACCTGATCGGGCTCGGCATTGAACCCGGACCGGTATATTCAAAAATACTCGCAGCTATCCTCGAAAAAAGGCTCCGGGGATCGATAAAAAACAGGGAAGATGAAATCGATTTTGTAAAGAGCATTTTGAACAAGATCGATGACGTATGATTATTGCTCCTTTTACTGCGGCGACTGGTATAACCGCGCCTTTTTTATCGAACTGAGCAGGAACTCCCGGAACTTCTCCGGGAACAGCCATCTTATCCCAAGTTTTTCAGCCCATTTTATTACACCCTGGTCTGCCGTTACAAGGATGGCACCGAGTTCCTTGGCAAGGAGGATCAGGTCCACATCCTCCTTGGAGTCTATTATGCCCTCCCTGAGGGCCTCACGGTATTTCTTCCTTAACTCCTGTATGACCTCCCTCTCACCCTTCTTTGCAACCCCGCGGACGGCGGATTCCGCAACCCTGAGCCCCCTGTTGATCCTCTCCCTCATATCCTCTATCAGTTCATAGAGTAAAAAGGCCGGACAACTCATTTCGTACCTGCTTGGGGGCTTTTGATGAAGTATCACAAGGAGGTCACCCGGGATGCGGTCCCTGGCGATAAAATTAAGAAGTTCCTTAAAAATGGACGGCGGCATGTAGAACTCGAGTATCGGGATCTGCGCTGCGAGAAAAAGGAATCCCTCAAGTGCCTCGGTGGGGGTGTCTCCAATGTATTTTCTTACATCGGGATTTACGAAAAGACTTGTATCAAGGACTATTCTGTCTATCCTGTACCCTGATTGTAGATTCTTCAGGTCCATTTATACTTCTACGGATGCCTGCTGAAAGACCCCTCTGTCAACAGGGTGTGTAAGCCGGCAACATAATAGATGCATTTTCCTCAGATGCAAGTCCGCCTCCACCCGGGAGGCTTCATAACTTACATGCACCGTGGATGTTAAAGAAAAAAGAGTCCCACTCACCACAGGACGGACACCTGCCGGACCAGTCATCAGAGATATAGGCGCAGTTAGCACAACAGTACGGTATTTTCAAGGTCATCCTCATATTCAGGGCTGACCTGAACTCCCCGGAGGCCTTCTCGAACTGTCCCCTCTTCATGAATATTCCACCCCTGATCTTTGTAATCTCCGGAAATGCTGACGGGTTTTCTATTGCCCCGGTCATCTCAAGGGCATCATCGAGCATCTCAAGCCTGTAATAGAGTTTGGCAAGAAAAAACTTCAGGACATTATCTGAGGGGTTCTCGGCTATACTCTTCTTGTAAAGATTTATCAGGCGCATCGGCTCTCCCACACCGAGTATCAGGTCTTCAAGCCTGGCGAGAACGATCATCGATTTCCGTTCAGTATAAACCCTCTCAAGGTAATTGATGGCATCTTCGGTATTACCCTCCTGGATCATCACTTCCGCATAACCAAGGTGGGCGGGTATAAAGTCTTTTTTCAGCTTGATTACAGCCCTGAATGTCTTTTTTGCTTTCTCGATATCCCCGCTCTCAAGGCTTTCACGCCCCGACTCGTATTTATAGCCGATCTGTAAAGACTGTTCTTTCTGCCTTTCCTCTTCAGAGCCTGCATTCCTCAAAAGCCCCTTCTGCAGATAAACAAGATCATCCCACCTTCCAAGCTTTTCAAGGAGTTTCCTTTTTTTGTACAATGCAGCGATATTCCTGGGATCACTTCCAAGTATATCATCGGCATAGGCGATAGCCTCCTCATATGCCTTCGTCATCTCCTTGATCCTGACAAGGCTGAGAAGTGTTTCCGTGTTTTCAGGATCAGAAGACAGAGCACGTTTGAGACAATCCATCGCCCTTTTGTAATCCCCTGCATCCATATGGACCTCTCCGAGTCTGAGCAATGCCTGCACATTGCCGGGGTCTTCAGAAAGGATATCCTTGAGCGCATTCACGGCCACATCAGGCCTGCCCGAGTGTAATGCATTGAGAGCCCGTGCATAGAGGTTCTGGATCTTCTCTTTCCGTTTCTGCATCTTCTGGGTCTGGATATTTCCAATAAGCCTCTTGGTATCTCTCATGGTATAAACCACAAGCATGAGGAAGGCCCCTGCTGTAACAGAGATGAGGATCAATGCTATCTTCGGTATCTCATAAACGACGTCCTGGGTGATGGAAAGAGAGACCGGCTCCCTGTTAAGAAGTGCAAGATACGCAATAATGCCAAGAAAGACGATAAATATTAAAGTTATAACCTTTCCCATCTAATGATGATACCTCATTCCTTTTATTATTGTCATTCCCCTGAAAAGCTGCTCAAGAAAGATGAGCCTCACCATCTCATGAGTAAACGTCATTGGAGACAGAGAGATCACCTCGCTGGCTGCATTCTCCACCGCATGAGTTACACCATAAGCGCCGCCTATAACAAAGGTAGCAGCCTGTCTATTGTTTAAATATTCAGCAAACTCTATGGAATCCATCTTCGTGCCGCTTTCCTTGAACAAAATGAAACTTCCCGCGCTTCTCAGTATACGCTCCTCCTCCATCCGCATCCCCCTTGCCCTGTTCTTCATGCTCCCCTCCCTGATCTGTACTACCTCGATCTCTGATAGGGGTTTGAGTTTCTTCAGATACCCTTCAATCCCCTCGGCTATA
This bacterium BMS3Abin08 DNA region includes the following protein-coding sequences:
- the pcnB gene encoding poly(A) polymerase I precursor, whose translation is MDVIVCHLNADFDCLSSMLGAKRIYPDATPAFPGSQEKKVREFLRVYSPLEIKKLRDIDLDEVTRLILVDTKKPSRIGPFGKLIGKPGIRIHVYDHHPHSEGDVEGEVHVVEDVGATATIFTEILKEKRIPISPLDATVLCLGIYEETGSLRFPSTTGRDLIAVAYLLRKGANLKIVSEYIKLELNRDELNILNKLLSSSRDIELYGIKIKVSKAVSDEYLGDVAHLAHRIMDMDEVDALLMLVAMDGKIVIVGRSRVPEVDVSEVLSDFGGGGHPVAASATIKDEPLEVVEERLIEKLKRSVKPQRIARDIMTSPVITIPSEKTLKEAESVMTKYGVNVLPVLKDGRYYGLLSREIVEKGKFHGFGRSRVSEFSTTDAEVTAPDTPISAVESLMIEQNQRFMPVIEDGRIIGAITRTDLLRSIYEETLRRNRITKEESTEKPSMGRNISKLLDEKFPGGITSFLRLGGRIADSLGYNAYLVGGTVRDLLRGEKNLDIDLVIEGDGIKFAKRVTEEIKGLKLTIHRRFNTAKIRFTKASEIKMPTPDFIVDVATARTEYYEEPASLPKVETSSIKKDLYRRDFTINTLAVKLNPRDFGVLIDFFGGQRDIRERTIRVLHNLSFIEDPTRAFRAVRFAERFGFKISKHTENLMKSALRLNLFERLSGTRIYDELALTFKETEPVRALKRLASYGLLKVIHPELKFSETLEETLQAIHEGIAWFDLLFLDENIDRSRLYIMGLLSYLEPEKRLAALRRLSTSEKNLKIITEGFNKAFSIVKKLKTDDPVEIYMTLRSVDLETMIFSIALCKDRTVQKAISRYLLELRETRPQLTGKDLIGLGIEPGPVYSKILAAILEKRLRGSIKNREDEIDFVKSILNKIDDV
- a CDS encoding tetratricopeptide repeat protein, with the translated sequence MGKVITLIFIVFLGIIAYLALLNREPVSLSITQDVVYEIPKIALILISVTAGAFLMLVVYTMRDTKRLIGNIQTQKMQKRKEKIQNLYARALNALHSGRPDVAVNALKDILSEDPGNVQALLRLGEVHMDAGDYKRAMDCLKRALSSDPENTETLLSLVRIKEMTKAYEEAIAYADDILGSDPRNIAALYKKRKLLEKLGRWDDLVYLQKGLLRNAGSEEERQKEQSLQIGYKYESGRESLESGDIEKAKKTFRAVIKLKKDFIPAHLGYAEVMIQEGNTEDAINYLERVYTERKSMIVLARLEDLILGVGEPMRLINLYKKSIAENPSDNVLKFFLAKLYYRLEMLDDALEMTGAIENPSAFPEITKIRGGIFMKRGQFEKASGEFRSALNMRMTLKIPYCCANCAYISDDWSGRCPSCGEWDSFFFNIHGACKL
- the rlmH gene encoding ribosomal RNA large subunit methyltransferase H produces the protein MRRRFRVLWVGRTKERYIAEGIEGYLKKLKPLSEIEVVQIREGSMKNRARGMRMEEERILRSAGSFILFKESGTKMDSIEFAEYLNNRQAATFVIGGAYGVTHAVENAASEVISLSPMTFTHEMVRLIFLEQLFRGMTIIKGMRYHH